One Candidatus Zixiibacteriota bacterium DNA segment encodes these proteins:
- a CDS encoding response regulator, with protein sequence MDGKNNSSSQPKILIVEDEAILAMDIRQRLEMMGFTVTGSVATGEDVLVQIEHEQPALVLMDIQFLGDIDGIEAAARIKENYDIPVVFLTANSDESTIERAKTTDPAAYLLKPFGDRELKTAIEIALHRHKLELELKRSVRALKESEKRYRDLFEQSNDAVIIHDLEGRILDVNARSCELLRYQKDHFLSSEITSFFPNGCQAPHDDPLQIIKERGQYRFESCFERADGEILNVDVSARIVDQEKGLVQGIIRDITVSKRAEQALQESERKYRLLATNTLDVIWTTDPEFNITFVNDAINDLLGYTAEEFTGMNAIAFTPAEKVKILQDAAEQLLNKYKRDRIVQHKFEIQFIHKNGALIDIEITANLMIDSVGQIVGFQGRSVDITERKRAEGELRKHRNHLDELVKERTAELSKANEQLQLEVQERLRLQELEARSQRLEMAGTIAGQVAHDFNNLLAPMLVYPGFIRHRLPCDEKVTAYLNSIEDAATKIAEINQDLMTMGRRGHYNQSVINLNEIVSQAVKNFESRTGTVTCKLNLSKGLMNIMGGSAQIHRMIINLLVNARDAMRNSGQITITTEYFYADNMATAYGSVPAGEYIKLTISDTGCGIPDDIINKILDPFFSTKISDRERGSGLGMSVVNAVMSDHNGYLDLSSTVGLGTSFYLYFPITRESVEADSPKSISGGTESVMIIDDDEIQRNVCSEILESLGYQVSTVRSGEKAVEFLKKNPHDLLILDMIMPPGIDGTETYRQICELYPNQKAIIVSGYSESDRVLEALNLGAGTFVKKPFDTIAIATAVRTELDTQVKVLVYNIYVTCQSRPSS encoded by the coding sequence TGTGACCGGCTCGGTTGCCACGGGAGAGGACGTGTTAGTTCAGATCGAACATGAACAGCCGGCACTGGTACTCATGGATATTCAGTTTCTCGGTGATATCGACGGGATCGAAGCTGCCGCCCGCATAAAGGAGAACTATGATATTCCAGTTGTATTTCTAACCGCCAATTCCGACGAATCCACCATAGAGCGTGCCAAAACTACCGATCCGGCGGCTTACCTGCTCAAACCGTTTGGTGATAGAGAGTTGAAAACTGCGATCGAAATCGCGCTACATCGACATAAGCTTGAGCTTGAGCTAAAACGAAGCGTACGGGCGTTGAAAGAAAGCGAAAAACGATACCGGGATCTTTTTGAACAATCCAATGATGCTGTCATAATACATGACCTTGAAGGCCGAATTCTGGATGTTAATGCACGCTCGTGCGAACTTCTGCGCTACCAGAAAGACCATTTTCTTTCTTCGGAGATAACCTCGTTTTTCCCAAATGGGTGTCAAGCGCCGCATGACGATCCTTTACAAATCATCAAGGAAAGAGGGCAATATCGATTTGAGTCATGTTTCGAGAGAGCCGACGGAGAAATCCTCAATGTTGATGTTAGTGCAAGGATAGTTGACCAAGAGAAAGGCCTTGTCCAAGGGATTATTCGTGATATTACCGTCAGCAAGCGGGCCGAGCAGGCATTGCAGGAGAGTGAAAGGAAATATCGACTTCTGGCCACAAATACTCTGGATGTTATCTGGACGACAGATCCGGAGTTCAACATAACATTTGTTAACGACGCGATCAATGACTTACTGGGCTACACGGCTGAGGAATTCACTGGAATGAATGCGATCGCCTTTACACCAGCTGAGAAAGTCAAGATATTACAAGATGCGGCAGAACAATTGCTTAACAAATACAAACGAGACCGGATCGTACAACATAAGTTTGAGATACAGTTTATCCATAAGAACGGCGCTCTAATAGACATTGAAATTACAGCTAACCTGATGATCGACAGCGTGGGCCAGATCGTAGGATTCCAGGGCAGGTCTGTCGACATCACTGAGCGCAAGCGGGCTGAGGGAGAATTGAGGAAACATCGTAACCACCTTGATGAATTGGTCAAAGAGCGGACCGCAGAACTGTCCAAGGCAAATGAACAGCTTCAGTTGGAAGTTCAGGAGCGATTAAGACTTCAAGAATTGGAGGCACGCTCTCAAAGACTGGAAATGGCTGGTACAATTGCAGGACAGGTGGCACATGATTTCAATAATCTTCTGGCGCCAATGTTAGTATATCCTGGATTCATCCGACACAGACTTCCATGCGACGAGAAAGTCACGGCATATCTTAATTCGATCGAAGACGCGGCAACGAAAATCGCCGAAATCAATCAGGATCTTATGACCATGGGTCGAAGGGGTCACTACAACCAGAGTGTGATAAACCTTAATGAAATCGTATCTCAGGCCGTCAAGAATTTCGAATCACGAACAGGTACGGTAACCTGCAAGCTGAATCTTAGCAAAGGTTTGATGAACATTATGGGTGGGAGTGCCCAGATTCATCGAATGATCATTAACCTTTTGGTGAATGCCAGGGATGCTATGCGGAATAGTGGACAGATTACTATCACGACCGAGTACTTTTACGCTGATAACATGGCAACTGCCTATGGTAGTGTTCCGGCGGGAGAATATATCAAGCTGACGATTTCGGATACCGGATGCGGTATTCCTGATGATATAATCAACAAAATCCTCGATCCTTTCTTTTCGACTAAGATTAGTGATAGAGAACGCGGTTCCGGTCTCGGAATGAGCGTTGTTAATGCGGTAATGAGTGATCATAATGGATACTTGGATCTGAGCAGCACAGTTGGTCTCGGTACTTCCTTCTACCTCTACTTCCCAATTACGCGAGAGAGTGTCGAAGCAGACAGTCCCAAGTCGATTTCCGGCGGGACTGAAAGTGTGATGATAATTGATGATGACGAAATACAACGCAATGTTTGCAGCGAGATCCTCGAATCACTCGGATATCAAGTCAGCACTGTAAGAAGCGGTGAGAAGGCAGTTGAATTTCTGAAGAAGAATCCGCATGATCTGCTGATTCTTGATATGATTATGCCGCCAGGAATAGACGGGACCGAGACATACAGACAGATATGCGAACTATATCCCAACCAAAAAGCGATTATCGTTTCGGGATATTCTGAGTCAGATCGCGTTCTCGAAGCTCTGAATCTCGGAGCGGGTACGTTCGTTAAGAAACCCTTTGACACGATTGCAATCGCCACCGCAGTCAGGACAGAACTTGACACGCAAGTAAAGGTATTGGTCTATAACATATATGTCACATGTCAGTCAAGACCGTCCAGTTAG